CCGAACATGTCCCTGGCCGCGAACTGGATGCCCAATGGCATCCAGGGACTTGATGTCAGCAGCCACCAGAACAATGTTGACTGGAACTCGGCGTGGAACCAGGGCGGACGCTTCGCCTACGTAAAGGCCACTGAGGGAACGTATTACAAGAACCCCTATTACAACCAGCAGTACGTGGGCTCAGCCAATGTCGGAATGGTCCGCGGCGCCTACCACTTTGCCATTCCCAGTCCCGGATCAGCAGTATCCGAGGCACACTACTTCGTTGATAACGGCGGCGGTTGGACCGGTGACGGCAGGACACTTCCGCCGCTGCTTGATATCGAATACAACCCCTATCCGCAGTTGGGCAACACCTGCTACAACATGAACTGGTCGCAGATGGTGACGTGGATCCAGGAATTCTCGAACACCATTCAATCGCGCACAGGCCGGGTGCCGATGATCTACACCACCACTGACTGGTGGCGCACATGCACAGGCAACACCACTGCTTTCGCTAACCATCCCCTGCATATTGCGAGCTACAGCCAGGCCGGACCCGGCGCCATGCCGGCCGGGTGGGGCAATTACGACGTCTGGCAGTACAGCAGCACCGGACCGTTTGTTGGCGACTCCAACGTCTGGAAGGGGGATGGTGCTTCGCTGGGTGCCTTTGCCGCCGGCTCCTCCCCCGGCCGCGATGCGATTACCGCCAAGGCTGCGGCAACGCCGTCGCTGGGCTCTGCCACCAGCCAGGTTGTCTGTGGAATCGGTTCCAACGGCTGCGTCCAGAACTACCAATCCGGGCAGATCCACTGGACGGCTGCGACCGGGGCGAGGGTCACCAAGGGTGGCATCAACGCGATGTGGGCAGGCACCGGATGGGAAGCGGGTCCGCTTGGCTATCCTGTGTCCGACGAAATCTGTGGACTGGCAAAGGGCGGTTGTCTGCAGCAATTCCAGAGCGGAAACGCCTATTGGACCCCCGTGACGGGAGCCAAATACACCAAGGGCGCCATTGACACCATGTGGAGCGACATGGGGCGCGAACGCAGCCAACTGGGCTACCCCACGACCAACGAGCGGTGCGGCCTCAGCGGCGGCGGCTGCGTGCAGGACTTCCAAGGCGGCCAGATCCATTGGAGCCCGGCGACCGGAGCACGTCCCACGTACGGTCCGGTAGCAGCTAAATGGTCATCCCTGGGATGGGAGGGCGGCAAACTGGGCTATCCCACCGGCTCCCCCACCTGCGGCTTGGCTAAGAGCGGCTGCTACCAGGACTTCCAAGGCGGCCAGATCCACTGGACCTCCGCTACCGGCGCCCACCCCACCTGGGGTGCCATCGCTTCGACCTGGGCCGCCGCAGGTTGGGAGAAGGGCAGCCTGGGCTACCCGACCACCGACGAGGTGTGCACCGCCACCGGAGCATGCCGCCAGAAGTTCGAACATGGAACGCTCGAGTGGATCCCCGGCCGGGGTGTTGTCCGCAGCTAAAACGACGTGAGGGGTGCCCGGGTTTTTCCCGGGCACCCCTCAGGTGATAAGGCCGCGTCAAAACCCGCGGCCGTGCCCGTTAGGGCAGGGACTCCGCCAGATAATCTTCAAGCGCGTCCTTCATTCCCCGCGGGCTGAACCCGGTGTCGCGGATCCTGTCCAGAGGCAGCATGCTGTTCAGCGGCCGGGGGGCTGCTTCCTTGCCCTGGAAGTACTCGGCAGTACTGACACCCGTCACGTCCGTCCGGCTGCGGCCCACGAACTCATAGACGTCGGCTGCGATCTCAGCCCAGCTGACGGCCGGCCCGTCATTGGTCACGTTGTACGTGCCATACGGGGCGTGGCTCTCCAGCAGGTGAAGGATCGCCGCCGCGAGATCCTTGGTGAAGGTCAGGCGCCCGATCTGGTCGTTGACGACTGCAGGCTTGATCTCCCGCTGGGCGAGGGCAGCCATGGTCCGCACAAAATTGTTGCCCTCGCCGATGACCCAGCTGGTTCGGACGGTGTAGTGGCGGGGAACCACCGATACGGCCGCATCTCCGGCCGCCTTGGTCTGCCCGTAGACG
This window of the Arthrobacter sp. zg-Y919 genome carries:
- a CDS encoding GH25 family lysozyme, encoding MNRTTYTRWLGGAVLGSVLVFNALPAAAMPVPGPSEQLTEPTQAAVESNPAESPVPGTPGNVTGTEPGGETPLEVPEPLRTGPATPEAEDAGAQSSETLEESVGPLGARMGQGLERLLETGDPQVPTEEEVKERTEAETSPEAPLQVPDLTAGTPFSAAAASKSGKAADGTFRAVAQTSSGKPNMSLAANWMPNGIQGLDVSSHQNNVDWNSAWNQGGRFAYVKATEGTYYKNPYYNQQYVGSANVGMVRGAYHFAIPSPGSAVSEAHYFVDNGGGWTGDGRTLPPLLDIEYNPYPQLGNTCYNMNWSQMVTWIQEFSNTIQSRTGRVPMIYTTTDWWRTCTGNTTAFANHPLHIASYSQAGPGAMPAGWGNYDVWQYSSTGPFVGDSNVWKGDGASLGAFAAGSSPGRDAITAKAAATPSLGSATSQVVCGIGSNGCVQNYQSGQIHWTAATGARVTKGGINAMWAGTGWEAGPLGYPVSDEICGLAKGGCLQQFQSGNAYWTPVTGAKYTKGAIDTMWSDMGRERSQLGYPTTNERCGLSGGGCVQDFQGGQIHWSPATGARPTYGPVAAKWSSLGWEGGKLGYPTGSPTCGLAKSGCYQDFQGGQIHWTSATGAHPTWGAIASTWAAAGWEKGSLGYPTTDEVCTATGACRQKFEHGTLEWIPGRGVVRS